A stretch of DNA from Oncorhynchus keta strain PuntledgeMale-10-30-2019 chromosome 17, Oket_V2, whole genome shotgun sequence:
GTTGCATTACATTTTTTCATACTGAACGCAGGCCAGGCTTTAGGCTCTGAGTGAGACACTGGGGCTGTTTCATTCCCCTGATAGGATTAGATAGCCGATGAGATCAACATGGCAGAAACTAGACGAAGTTAGCCTATGGTTTGCATCTATCAAGTCCTCTCAAAGCCACAGGTGGAGGAAACAGCCATAGATGTTATTAATTGATGAGATTACCAAATTAAACAGATATATGGACAGAATAAACATATAGGAAGAGGTCATACCTGCAACTCCTGCAGACACTTTTTGCGAATGTGTTCAGTGCAGTCACCAACACACCAGGCCAGACTTATATGGAAGGAAGGATTCTAGAAGAAAAGTGAAAGTTCAGTATTCACTCTTCATCTTATGCAATACTGTTTATTTGTTTATCAATTCCTTGCTCAACAGTGCCACTAGTGTCAAACATGCTCCTGCAGTGACCAAATCCTATGTCAATGCACCTAACAGATATTTGAGAGATGTCAGAAGAATTgcgagagagatagaacagtgatGGGTTGGAAATCGATAGTGTATTTTTAATACGCTAAATTGTTTTGAGTTCAGACCTTGTAAAAAGTGTCAAGGTTGAACTCCTCCATAGTGCTGTCCACTGCTTTCACAAGCTCTAGTAGCTGAGCCTGTCCTGTGGAGACTTCCATAGCCAGGAACATCCTGTCGGGGAGAGCAGAAGACTAGACCATAAGACTAGCTGCAAAATAAACCATACGTCTAAGCACTTTAGAATGCACTTCTTCATTCATGCTGTCAATGATCGTGATAAGAGATCCTACTGTACCTGGTTCTCTCATCATTAGAGTAGACCTTCAGCTTCTCAGCCAAACAAATGAACCTATAAACAAGATCATAATCATTTTACTTCATCCAGAATATTTAGCATAGTATTTGTTTGCTGCCTGCGTACTTCTGGTGACATGCATCCTCTAACCAAAATATAACAGAGAATAGTAACTCCACTTCCACATAAACAAAGGGACTAAACATAATAGCTGGGTGTACTGAGAAGAATAGCAGACCTCCTGCTGTGTGTCAAGCCTGTTCTGAGGGACTGTATGAAAGGCTGGATCCAGTGATGCCTCAGAACCACTGTCTTAGATAAACTGAGGTGAAACTCGTCTGTATGAGTGAGGGAGAAGCTGTGGGATGCTGCTACTTCAGTCATCTCATCAAGCAGCTCCAAGAACCCTTCCTCTGGGATGTCTAAGGAAGGAAATAAGAAGAAGTGGCAGGATGTTAAAACCGACAGCAAACAATCCTTCAAGACAAAAACcttgtgtatgtgagtgtatgcaGCTCTGAAGATAAGGCATTTACATGGAAAGTACACGTAAGTGGCCCAGTTTCCCCTCTCGTGTTTGAAGGAGCGAATCCGTCCACCATGTTGCATGCTGTCGTCAGTCAGTGGGTCCTCATCTTCCTCCGTGAACATGTCCAGCACACTGCCAGGAACAGGCAGTCTCGACTTGGAGTCATCTTCCTCCCTATTCACAGATACACTTACTGCGATTTGATTAAAGATATCAATCAAGGAACAAATCAACTTATAACAATGAGACATACTCGTTTGGGAGATGTCATAGGCTATCTAGCTGACGATAGAGAACAGTTGAAACAATATTTGGGAAAGGAAGTTACCTTGCATTGAGGGTGTGCTCTTCTGATTTGTGCTTCTTCCTCAATGAGTTGTCATCTTTGTGCCAACTTTGCTTCCTTTTTGTTACATTCCCTCCTAATCGTAAATGTTCTGTCTCCTCTTCAGAGCTGCTACTATAACTGACTAGCATTCTTCTAAGTAAAGCTCATACATCTATCCTTATATCAAGTTT
This window harbors:
- the usb1 gene encoding U6 snRNA phosphodiesterase 1 isoform X2, with protein sequence MQVSVSVNREEDDSKSRLPVPGSVLDMFTEEDEDPLTDDSMQHGGRIRSFKHERGNWATYVYFPYIPEEGFLELLDEMTEVAASHSFSLTHTDEFHLSLSKTVVLRHHWIQPFIQSLRTGLTHSRRFICLAEKLKVYSNDERTRMFLAMEVSTGQAQLLELVKAVDSTMEEFNLDTFYKNPSFHISLAWCVGDCTEHIRKKCLQELQGLVDSHEDGPFLLRLDCQELRCKAGNKTFSIPLH
- the usb1 gene encoding U6 snRNA phosphodiesterase 1 isoform X1, whose product is MLVSYSSSSEEETEHLRLGGNVTKRKQSWHKDDNSLRKKHKSEEHTLNAREEDDSKSRLPVPGSVLDMFTEEDEDPLTDDSMQHGGRIRSFKHERGNWATYVYFPYIPEEGFLELLDEMTEVAASHSFSLTHTDEFHLSLSKTVVLRHHWIQPFIQSLRTGLTHSRRFICLAEKLKVYSNDERTRMFLAMEVSTGQAQLLELVKAVDSTMEEFNLDTFYKNPSFHISLAWCVGDCTEHIRKKCLQELQGLVDSHEDGPFLLRLDCQELRCKAGNKTFSIPLH